The stretch of DNA atcggcgagccatagaaaataaatggatctttaagaagaagatagacgcggatggtaatgtgaccatctataaggcttggcttgtcgctaaaggttatcgacaagttcaaggggttgactacgatgatactttctcacccgtagcgaagttgaagtccgtccgaatcatgttagcaattgccgcattctatgattatgagatatggcaaatggacgtcaaaacgacattccttaatggtttccttaaggaagaattgtatatgatgcagccagaaggttttgtcgattctgagaatgctgacaaggtatgcaagctccaacgctcaatctatgggctagtgcaagcatctcggagttggaacattcgatttgatgagatgatcaaagcgtttgggtttacgcagacttatggagaagcctgtgtttacaagaaagtgagtgggagctctgtagcatttctcatattatatgtggatgacatactattgatgggaaatgatatagaattcttggaaagcataaaggcctacttgaacaagtgtttttcaatgaaggatcttggagaagctgcttatatattaggcatcaagatctatagagatagatcgagacgcctcattggtctttcccaaagtacgtaccttgacaagatattgaagaagttcaatatggatcagtccaagaaggggctcttgcctgtattgcaaggtatgagattgagcacggctcaatgcccgaccatgatagaagatagagaaaagatgagtgtagtcccctatgcctcggccatagggtctattatgtatgccatgctgtgtaccagacctgatgtaaaccttgccgtaagtttggtaggaaggtaccaaagtaatcccggcatggaacactggacagcggtcaagaatatcctgaagtacctgaaaaggactaaggatatgtttctcgtgtatggaggtgacaaagagctcgtcgtaaagggttacgtcaatgctagctttgacacagatctggatgactccaagtcacaaaccggatatgtgtatattttgaatggtggggcagtcagctggtgtagttgcaagcaaagcgttgtggcgggatctacatgtgaaggggagtacatggcagcctcggaggcagcacaagaagcaatctagatgaaggagttcattaccgacctaggagttattcccaatgcatcgggcccgatgactctcttctgtgacaacactggagctattgcccttgccaaggagctcAGGTTTCACATGAAGActaggcatatcaagcgtcgcttgaactccattcgtgaaaatgttcaaaatggagacaaagatatttgtaaagtgcatacggacctgaatgtcgcagatccattgactaaacctcttcctcgagcaaaacatgatcaacaccacaactctatgggtgttcgattcatcacaatgaaactagattattgactctagtgcaagtgggagactattggaaatatgccctagaggcaataataaaatggttattattatatttccttgttcatgatgattgtctattgttcatgctataattgtgttatccggaaatcgtaatacatgtgtgaatacatagaccactacatgtccctagtgagcctctagttgactagctcgttgatcaacagatggtcatggtttcctgactatggacattggatgtcgttgataatgggatcacatcattaggagaatgatgtgatggacaagacccaatcctaagcatagcacaagatcgtgtagttcgtctgctagagcttttctaatgtcaagtaccatttccttagaccatgagatcgtgcaactcccggataccgtaggagtgctttgggtgtaccaaacgtcacaacgtaactgggtggctataaaggtgcactacaggtatctccgaaagtgtctgttgggttggcacgaatcgagactgagatttgtcactccgtatgacggagaggtatctctgggcccactcggtaatgcatcatcataatgagctcattgtgactaagtagttggtcatgggatcatgcattacggaacgagtaaagtgacttgctggtaacgatattgaacgaggtattgggataccgacgattgaatctcgggcaagtaacgtaccgattgacaaagggaattgtatacgggattgcttgaatcctcgacatcgtggttcatctgatgagatcatcgtggaacatgtgggagctaacatgggtatccagatcccgctgttggttattggccggagagttgtctcgatcatgtttgcatggttcccgaacccgtagggtctacacacttaaggttcgatgacgctagggttataaggaagatttgtatgtgattacctaatgttgttcggagtcccggatgagatcctggacgtcacgaggagttccagaatggtccggaggtgaagatttatatatgggaagtcatcatacggtcgcCGGAAATATCTGGGGGtataccggtattgtaccgggaccaccggaggagttccgggggtccaccgggagggtccacctgccccggagggccttatgggttgtaggtggaagggaaccagccccaagtgggctggggcgccaagcccccagggcccatgcgcctagggttggggggaaccctaaagggggcgcccccttggtttggggggcaagccccctcccccttggccgctgccccccctctagatcccatctagaggggccggcccccttcccccttctccctataaatagaggggcgaggggagggctgcagcaccacatccaaggcgcaacccctcccctccccaacacctatcctcctccgcaagagcttggcgaagccctgtcggagtactgccactccatcaccaccacgccgtcgtgctgctgttggagccctcttcctcaacctctccctcctccttgttGGATCAAGGCGCGGAAGACGTCACTGGgttgcacgtgtgttgaacgcggaggcaccgttgttcggtgctaagatcggattcggccgcgatctgaatcgctacgtgtacgactcctccaaccgcgttcttgcaacgcttccgactcgcgatcttcaagggtatgaagatgcactcccctttctctcattgctagctactccatagattgatcttggtgatgcgtacaatttttttttaatttctgcaacgaccCCCAACAGTTGAGACTTAGCCATATCTACACCGATCCTTTGTGGGACGTGCTTTTGTTGACTATTACATACAAGAGTCATTCCTCTAGTATTTCCAAACATGTTCTTTATATCACATAAATAAGCTACCTTTGTGTCTGGTACCTTTGAGCTTTTTTGTTTCAAGTGTCTCTGGGGTTTTGTATTTCTAAGAGGCTTACTCGACAATCTGGTACCTTCCGGTGCTGCACACTTCTTGGAACATTTGTTTCGCTTCCTACTGTTCAAATTTTGAACATGTATGGTAGAACCAAGAATCTTCTTTCGGGGCTAGCAAGCTAGCTACATTTTTAGTAACTGCCAGATTTATGCTCTTTCCAAAAATAGATCCCATACATCATTTGATGGGTGCATGTTTAGGAACCACTTGGTCATATCTTTGAGAGCAGAAACTTAAGGGTTTGAAGGCCAATATGCTTCCTTTTCTTGAACCCTTGCTTAGTGCTCCATCTCTCTTTACTTTCCCCTACCTTTGTGTAtctgtgtgtgagagagagatcaTATGGGTTCTTGAGATAGTTGGTTGAGGTCTTTCGAGGATTTCATCTAAGAAAATTTGATTTGCTTGTAACTATTGGTGGGTATACGCCTCCTATATGGTTAGAAGTCACTTGAGAGCCTTGAAGGTGTGAAGGGATCAAGAGTATGTGCAAGGCACGAGGATCTCTTTCTTTGTGCAATATCAACCCTAGTGAGTTTCCTTAGCGGTTGCCATGGTGGAATAGGAGGCCAAGGTTCTTAGAGCATTCGAGGTTTATTGTGATTAGCCTTAGTGGTCGATCTTTGTAATCATTTGGTCGAGATATTTGTGGTCTTTGAAATATGAAGTGTTAAAGTATTCAAACCATAAGAAAACATCGTCACCTCAAATGTGTTTGCAATATCTTTTCGTCCTGGGAAAACATCAGCATCATCAAATGTGTTTACAATATCTTTTCATACTCCTACTTTTACAAGTTTCACTATCCATATTCATGCTTTTGTTGTAAACTTGCATGTTTATGCTCGCTGAGGAACCTTGATATAAAAGCTAAATACTTGGCAACTACAAAATGGAGTAGAATTTCCAATAAGTCTTTTCACCCCCTCCAAAACACAGCAATCCTATAAAACACACATAAATTCATCATGTTAGGTTTATACTAAAGCTTGTTCAAACCATTGGTCTTTATTGCTCTGTGTTGATCAAGCTAGATTTTGTTCTTTCATATTGGTTTTTCATGGGACCCTCGTATTTGTTGACAAGACGGTTTGTATGCTCAAGCAAATTAGCAAAAAAGCACCCTCATCGAGTCATCGTATACGAGTGTTGCACACCTCCCAAAGCAAGCAATACTATTAAGCCCAAATATCATTCATATCAACATTCCTTGAAGCCTTTAGGTATTCAACTTTTGTCAAATTTCTTGAAAAGACATCCAGTGTACACATGTAAGCCTAGACACAAGCGTTACTCATTGATATCACCGAAGCAACGCATACGCTCATTGTGAGTTTCATGCTATTCTACACTTGTCGTGTTACTTGAAAAGTTGGGCAGTTTTCTCAGTGTGCTTTGTAAAGCACCTTCTCGGAATAGTGTCCTACAAGGAACCTTCCCTGGATGCATCTGGCGCTCATCGTGTTCTACAAGGAACCTTCCGTAGACACACCTGGTGCTCATCTATCCCAGGCGACCAACGCCCACATGCTTCTCTCTCATTTGAACGATACGACTTTTGTCAACTCATTTGAAAAGTCGCCTGGTATGCTTACGCGGTCAAGATGACGGCCCACAGATACGAGCGGCGATCGCAGAAACGAGGCGAACAGCAACCATCAGTAGCACTTCAGATATATCTTTTTTCTATCATTGACCACCTAGCTATTCGATATCCCTCCGCCCATCGGAAAGGTCAGCGGTGCGGTGCGTACGTAGCCGGCGTGCGCGAGGAAGCAACCGGCCCAAAGATACGAGTGACGATGCTCGTCGAGTCGGAATGGTCAAACATATCTACACTGATCTTTGCATTCACCTGTCCCAAAGATACGAGTGACGATGCTCGTCGAGCTAGAATGGTCAAACATATCTGAAACCGACCTTTGCAATTCACCTTTTTCACGAAATGCCGAGTCGTTTGACATTTTGTATGTTCGATTGAAAAGTCACTGTAATTCTTATTGACAGTGCCACGAATGCAAAATTGGAAATCAAAAATCAACCGCAGCTGCATAGGAAGTGCGTTTGACCTCCTCCTGGCGGCAGGAAGAAATCTTTCTCTTCCCTGGGCGCGCTAGGCCTCCTTCTCTTTTCATTTTCACTCCACCGCGCGGCGCCGCTGCGGCGCTGTTTACTGCCCCCCCTCCTCGCCCCAAATCTACCCTCCCGCAGCGCTCCACTCCCACCCCCGCCCGCCCGCCCGCTCGCCCGCTCGCCTTCATCATTCCTTGCTTGcgccctcccctcccctccccattTCACGAGATCCCCATCCCCATCTCCGCCTCCACCTCCCCCGGCCAGGCCGCCGCCCCATGCTGCATTAGCGGCCGAGATCTGAGCGCGCGCGcgggcaggcaggcaggcaggcaggcaggtgcTCCGCGGAATGGCCAGCCGCCCGCCGGCGCCAATGCCGGACACGCTCTCCGACGCCTTCGCCGCCGCCGTGCTCCTCTCCTCCAACGACAAGCCCGACACGCTCCCGCCGGGCCGCCTCTCGCCCGTCTCCCCGCTCCCTCACTCCTCCTCcaagcaccaccaccaccaccacaccccgaGCTCCTCCTCGGGCTCCTCCGGCTCCGTCTCCCGGGCGCCCGCCTTCGCCTCGCGCCGGAGCCACTCCGGGGAGATCCCGCTCCCCTCCGACGGGCCCCCGCGGGGCGCGCGCCCGGGCCACCGCCGCACCGGCTCCGGCCCCCTCATCTTCACCTCCGGCTCCACCTCCAGCTCCGCCACCTCGCCGCTCACCAACGCGCTCCCCGCGGGGAACATCTGCCCCACCGGCCGCCTCGCCAAGCCGCTGCCTTCCTTCTCCGCGGCCTCCACCCCGCCGCCCCCGGCCCCTCCCCGCGCCATCCGCCACGACGTGCTCGGCTCCGGCACCGGCAACTACGGCCACGGGAGCATCATGCGCTCGCGCAGCGGCGGCGTCGCCCCCGAGGAGGACGCCAACGTCAGGCGGGCCATGTCCAGCGCCGACCCGGAGGAGCTCAAGAGGGCCGGGAACGAGCAGTACAAGAAGGGCTACTTCGAGGAGGCGCTCAGGCTCTACGACCGCGCGCTCGCCCTCTGCCCGGACAATGCCGCATGCCGGGGCAACCGGGCCGCCGCGCTCACGGGGCTCCGCCGCTTCGGCGACGCCATCAAGGAGTGCGAGGAGGCCGTGCGGATCGATCCGTCGTACGGACGCGCGCACCAACGGCTCGCCTCGCTCCACATAAGGTGAAAGAATTGCTTGCTCTTAGATCTGCGGGGCTACCGCGAAATCATTTTCCTTCTTGGCGCTCTCACTGTCGGTCGGCGAAAACAACTCAATTTTTTTTATACGTCACGTAAGATTATTTGCTCCGGCGATCTGAATAAATATGGTTTGCCCCCACACACAGACCACAATGTAGCAGTAACACGAAAGCGAATTTGCTATTTTTAGTAGGGCTTACAAAACACACATGTGCATGCATGAAGTGTTTATTTCATTATTGGCTGGTAACGGAAGGCGATTTGTACAGTGGGCACACGTTTTCTCTAACTTTATTTCGGAAATGCTTTGACGAGTTGGCATCCATATATATGGAGACTGATTGATCTGAAATGGACACTGCTTTATGTGCCCCTGGATTTCCCTCCTTGGCATGAAAATATCTGCTCCTCCAGTTCCGCGAGAATCAGAAATAGCTGAATTTGGAAGAAAACATAAATGGCAATGATGGGTACACGGATGTGCCCCTTTTTGCTATAGTTAGTAAATCGGTCAACACTAGTTACTACCTAGATTCATCACTGGTACCAGATTAAGTGAACCTTGAATTCTTCAGCTGTGCAAGTTATTCATCTGAAGGATCTTACTGAATTGCAGGTTGGGACACCTTGAGGATGCCCAGAAGCACCTTTCCCTGGCAACCCCACAGCCTGACCTCCTAGAGCTGCACAAATTACAAACAGTGGAAAAGCACCTGGGCAGATGCCTCGATTCGCGGAAGGTCGGGGACTGGAAGAATGTGCTTAGGGAATGTGATGCCGCCATTGCGGCTGGAGCTGACTCATCTGCTCTGGTATGACTCTGCCTGTTATCCAATCTGATATTGACTAGCGATTTCTTTAGCAGAGAGTATATACTTATGTGATTCACCTCTTGCAGCTCTTTGCCGCACGAGCAGAGGCTCTTCTCCGGCTCAATCAGCTCGATGAGGCTGATATGGCCATCTCCAGTGCTTCCAAATTGGATTATTCATCTTCCTGCACCTCAGACACTAAATTCTGTGGCTTCTTTGCCAATGCATATCTCTATTACGCACATGCCCAAGTTGACATCGCATTGGGAAGGTAATTCAGTGATTACTCATTATACTCGCACAAATAAGAGCATGTGAGTGTAGCTTGAAAAACAACTTTGTTCAAAGCGTTTTGTCTTGGCAGGTAAACTCATCGGTTGCCTGTTATAGCTCTGCCCTTACATGATTTGTTTTGCAGGTTCGATCATGCTGTCTCTTCAGCTGACAAGGCCCGAATAATAGACCCAAGAAATGTGGAAGTGATAACAATGCATACCAATGTGAAAGCTGTAGCAAGAGCACGATCTCTAGGGAACGAGCTATTTAAATCTGGAAAATTTTCAGAAGCTTGCATAGCTTATGGCGAAGGGCTCAAACATCACCCTGTAAATCCAGTCCTTCACTGCAACAGGGCAGCTTGCAGGTTCAAGCTAGGGCAGTGGGAGAAGTCTATTGAGGATTGTAATGAAGCCCTCATGATTCAACCCAACTATACCAAGGCTCTGCTGAGGCGTGCAGCTTCCTATGGCAAGGTAGCATATTGTTTATCTTTCTTGCCTTTTCTGATTTAGAATTGAAAAACTCAGAAATCGTTGCGCATTTGGTGTTTAGATGGAGCGATGGGCTGAATCATTGAAGGATTATGAGGTTCTCAGAAGGGAACTCCCAGGTGACACTGAGGTTGCTGAGGCCTATTTCCATGCTCAGGTTGCCCTCAAGTCGTCTCGGGGTGAGGAGGTATCTAACTTGAAGTTTGGAGGAGAGGTTGAAGCAGTTACAGGAATGGAACAATTCCAGATGGCTACTTCCTTGCCAGGTTTGTCTTATTCGCTGATGTCCTTCGTTTGAAAATGCCACTTCATGTCTTTTTTGGTCAGCACCATTTGCTAATTTGTTATAACCTTATAACACATACAGTTACTGAAAATAATGACAAACTATTATGTACTcactccgtcccataatataagactGTTTTTTGCAAGGGAGTACTTAATGTAGAGTTCCTGAAATAATGAGACATTAAACACATTCCTTAAAATAAAGCATAAAACAGTAAGATTGTCATGTAAGCCTTGCATTTGATAATCGACACATTGATTCGGCCGTTCTTGAAAACAGTTAGTGGGTTATGGCAAATATTAGTGAAATGCGAAAATGGTGCCCCTTGATAAATCATGTTTCTTGTCTTTTTTGCTCGCTTTGAGGGTATTTCATGGACCTATTACAAAAGGAGTGGCAGTTGGCTTAGGTGCAGAGTAACCAAACAATGAACTGGAATCCTATTTTGCCAGGTTAACCTTGCTGCTGATTTTTTTTTCCTTTGGGTGAAATGGAAGGCTTTTATTAACAACCTTGCCACATACGACAAACACATTATTTACTCTCTTCTATAGAAGTTGCTGCTTCTCAAGAATGAGCAATCCCGTTTGATCATTTTGATTAACCTTGCATCTTGGGAGTGTTTTGCTGCTTCTGCTTGTATCTTGCGCCTGCAGTTTATGATGTTGACTTGCAGACGAGCAGCATTTTACAGTACACTAGTACTTCAATCTTGACTTTTGTTGATAGGTATGAGGTTGTACCACGAGTTGGTAGTACTTATTACTGTTTAGTGCGTTGCAAGCAAACCTTCACGTGGCCTTTGTTTTGCTGGCACTGTACCATGGCTATTTTTTTGGAAGTCTGCACTTTTACCTTGCTCTCTCTATCTTGTAGCAGCGGTGAAAGTTGTTAGTTTTTATTTAATCTGATGCACTGTCATTTGATGGTTTTGCAGGTGTTTCGGTTGTCCATTTCATGACTCATTCGAATCAGCAGTGCTGCAAAATTTCCCCATTTGTCAATGCACTGTGTACCAAATACCCATCTATTAATTTCCTCAAGGTAACTGATTGAGTCAAATGGTTGATCCTTGTCACCTTGCTTGCTATCTCTGGCCTATTCTTGACATATACTATTCTCTTATTTTACTTAGGTGGATGTAAATGAGAGCCCTGCCGTTGCGCGCGCAGAGAATGTGAGGACAGTTCCAACATTCAAAATCTACAAGAACGCCATAAGAGTGAAGGAGATGATCTGCCCCAGCCAACAGCTGCTGGAGTATTCAGTGAGGCATTACGGGACTTAGGCCAAGAAGCCGATGACTTCGACGTTTCTTCGCGCCTTGAGCTCCCCTCGAGCAAACCGTGGGCAGTGGGCTAAACCGGAGGGAGGTCCAGAGCAGAGCCAGTGAAGGTAATCTTTGATGATGAGGGCAGCAAAGCATGAAAGAAGACCAGAGAGAAGAGCAACTTCCTCCGATCTTTTTTCCATCCGAACCGCCCTTGCAAGTCGCATTTCGCCACCCTTTTCCCCCATTTGTTGATTACCAACTTGTTTTTATTCTTTTCATTTGTCCCGTGCGTACATCATTGTTGCCGAATTCCATCCTTTAGAAACCAAAAAACATTATCTTCCGACTCTTGGAAGAGCGACTGTAAATTTTTTACTTTCATGTTTAACAGACCAGACAACCCAAGGAAAGAAAAAGTATAGATGCCATTTGTACTCTTGAAATTTGATAGTGTAATATGCAAGTTTTAAGCCTCCATATCTCGACATGATCAGTAGATCAAGTACATGctatgtactccctctgtaataagagcgtttagatcactacagAGGGAGCAGTATGGAAGAAATGTCCATTGTCCAAGCAGATGGGTCAATGATCGGTTTTGGCCAGCGTTGGGTTGTGGTAATTTAGGGCATCTCCAATACCGTGCATCAAAACAGGACGGACTTTGTGGACATCAGATAGTGGGGCGACCATCCAACTCAATGCACCAAATTTCACCCTTTTCCCCTGAAAAAATAATAGAATAAAACTAAACCAAATGTCTGCCGCGTGGGCCCACTTGCCGTGCGGGCTCACTTTGAATCATCGATCAATATCAATTCAACCATACATTTAAATCCTATAAAAGCGCCGGATGTTCAATAAGTTCTTAAATTCATTGATTTGAAATTCAACCATACTCCTTGAAAGCGGTCTTCATCTCAAGCTTTCTCTCCTCGAGCTTGACCATCTTCATCAGCACATGTTGTTCCCCCAAATAATCTGCCCCTTGAGCTTCATCTAACAATGTGCTAATGTGAAGGCCCTGTCCTCCATCCTTTGGTATATCGCGGCAGCGCGTCCAGGCTATACAATGACGTGATCATCAAGTTGCAACATTGGGTGAATCAAAGAATTGACCAACACATAGAGCAACAAGAAGCGATCTCCATCACTGATGCATCCGTTGGCCACATTCTTTCCACTTGTGCAATCGGATTGTAACACTTCACGAAGACGTTTGAAATGGTGTACCACCCATGGAGTAACGACTTCACACTGCAATCATGGATCATATCCAAATTGTAGTGCGCGTAGTGCCTGTGCTCATGAAACCAAGAATGCACATGCTACCAAAATATCGTGCCATTTTGCTTCACGCCTACAAACCCCGCACTTGTGGCCAACTATGCGTCGCACAAGAATGCACTCTCCCTCAGCGAGTCCCCTTGCCATCGTGCTTGCTTCATTTTAAACAAGGATAAAATAAAAAGTATATTCTCAATGGCATTTGGTCGAACATTTCTGGGCGTGGTGTCCGCCATGGATGGTGTCGGTAGGGGGCAGACGAGTTGAGGGGTGCAACAACGGCGAAGTACAAAGCACCTGAGTGGAGCAACGGTGGTC from Triticum urartu cultivar G1812 chromosome 3, Tu2.1, whole genome shotgun sequence encodes:
- the LOC125543291 gene encoding inactive TPR repeat-containing thioredoxin TTL3-like, giving the protein MASRPPAPMPDTLSDAFAAAVLLSSNDKPDTLPPGRLSPVSPLPHSSSKHHHHHHTPSSSSGSSGSVSRAPAFASRRSHSGEIPLPSDGPPRGARPGHRRTGSGPLIFTSGSTSSSATSPLTNALPAGNICPTGRLAKPLPSFSAASTPPPPAPPRAIRHDVLGSGTGNYGHGSIMRSRSGGVAPEEDANVRRAMSSADPEELKRAGNEQYKKGYFEEALRLYDRALALCPDNAACRGNRAAALTGLRRFGDAIKECEEAVRIDPSYGRAHQRLASLHIRLGHLEDAQKHLSLATPQPDLLELHKLQTVEKHLGRCLDSRKVGDWKNVLRECDAAIAAGADSSALLFAARAEALLRLNQLDEADMAISSASKLDYSSSCTSDTKFCGFFANAYLYYAHAQVDIALGRFDHAVSSADKARIIDPRNVEVITMHTNVKAVARARSLGNELFKSGKFSEACIAYGEGLKHHPVNPVLHCNRAACRFKLGQWEKSIEDCNEALMIQPNYTKALLRRAASYGKMERWAESLKDYEVLRRELPGDTEVAEAYFHAQVALKSSRGEEVSNLKFGGEVEAVTGMEQFQMATSLPGVSVVHFMTHSNQQCCKISPFVNALCTKYPSINFLKVDVNESPAVARAENVRTVPTFKIYKNAIRVKEMICPSQQLLEYSVRHYGT